In Coregonus clupeaformis isolate EN_2021a chromosome 15, ASM2061545v1, whole genome shotgun sequence, one genomic interval encodes:
- the LOC121582061 gene encoding ral guanine nucleotide dissociation stimulator isoform X2, giving the protein MVYLTGSQCDGRSIKLGSPDVMFDASTWRIRNIWDGVKLEVAGDASPVVLHSFTQLDPDLPQLENATQEIGEEVEDGAVYTITLRKVQMLHHHHHHHHHLHPGHHSGGSGASKGQRWLGVETDAALSLYETCKVRTIKAGTLEKLVEYMVRGNDSTYVTIFLCTYRSFTSTKQVLDLLLNRYAKLQLGSEGHRLTHDDRTELRNTISSILGAWLDQYSEDFWKPPEYSCLRRLISYLHLNFPGSDLERRACNLLAHFHRRQLQEPEHELLDHGGYPFTLLEENGYEDEQLDFLNFDPAVVAEQFTLMDAELFKKVVPYHCLGSIWSQRDKKGKEHLAPTIRATVTQFNCVTNCVIATCLSERSLKPTQRAKLVERWIEVARECRILKNFSSLRAILSALQCNPVHRLKRTWDEVSRENFRIFHELSEIFSDENNHSLSRELLIKEGTSKFATLEINPKRAQKRQQQPRDLSVMQGTIPYLGTFLTDLVMMDTAMKDYLDGGLINFEKRRKEFEVIAQIKLLQLACNNYNFTRNKRFREWFSGVDKLTEAESYSQSCEIEPLSESASNTLKKKNTGIIKRWSDRQPASSEPGCSSAGSSHSKSFDQLRYAPCLGGSGGGGGGGGDGADSLSVTSAGSSSSDVEEINISLISDSPDAHERKFWESTSLSSLDASGLGSGSGSSSASSSSMSSTPVAGGGSRSHKRSVSGVSSYSSLSLPLYNQQVDDCCIIRVSLDVDNGNMYKSILVTSQDKTPAVIRKAMVKHNLDRERSEDYELLQKISEEKELKIPDNANVFYAMNSSANYDFVLKKRGFPKVGRTKHVASSTLPRMKQKGLKIAKGIF; this is encoded by the exons AATGCGACCCAGGAGATAGGTGAGGAGGTGGAGGACGGGGCGGTGTACACCATCACCCTGCGGAAGGTTCAGatgctccaccaccaccaccaccaccaccaccacctccaccctgGCCACCACAGTGGCGGCAGCGGGGCCAGTAAGGGCCAGCGCTGGCTGGGTGTAGAGACGGATGCGGCCCTCAGCCTGTACGAGACGTGCAAGGTGCGCACCATCAAGGCAGGCACGCTGGAGAAGCTGGTGGAGTACATGGTCCGGGGCAACGACTCCACCTACGTCACCATCTTCCTCTGCACCTACCGCTCCTTCACCTCCACCAAGCAGGTCCTGGACCTACTGCTCAACAG GTATGCCAAGCTCCAGCTTGGATCAGAGGGCCACAGACTGACTCATGACGATCGTACGGAACTGAGGAA cACAATATCCTCCATCTTGGGGGCTTGGCTGGACCAGTATTCTGAGGACTTCTGGAAGCCTCCGGAGTACAGCTGCCTGCGACGGCTAATCTCCTACCTGCACCTCAACTTCCCGGGATCGGACCTGGAACGCCGCGCCTGCAACCTCCTTGCCCACTTCCACCGCCGACAGCTCCAGGAGCCCGAGCATGAGT TGTTGGACCATGGCGGCTATCCTTTCACCCTACTGGAGGAGAATGGCTACGAGGATGAGCAGCTGGACTTCCTGAACTTTGACCCGGCAGTGGTGGCTGAGCAGTTCACCCTCATGGACGCG GAGCTCTTTAAGAAGGTGGTCCCCTACCACTGTCTGGGGAGTATCTGGTCGCAGCGGGACAAGAAGGGCAAGGAACACCTGGCACCCACCATCCGTGCCACCGTCACCCAGTTCAACTGCGTCACCAACTGTGTCATCGCCACATGCCTGAGCGAGCGCTCGCTCAAACCTACGCAGCGCGCCAAGCTGGTGGAGCGCTGGATCGAAGTGGCCAGG GAGTGTCGAATCCTGAAGAACTTTTCTTCACTGCGGGCTATCCTCTCTGCTCTGCAGTGCAACCCGGTCCACCGGCTGAAGAGGACATGGGACGAGGTGTCTAGGGAGAACTTCCGCATCTTCCACGAGTTGTCAGAAATCTTCTCTGACGAGAATAACCATTCGCTCAGCAGGGAGCTGCTCATTAag GAGGGCACGTCCAAATTTGCAACCCTGGAAATAAACCCCAAACGAGCCCAGAAGAGACAGCAGCAACCCCGAGACCTG AGTGTGATGCAGGGGACCATTCCTTACCTGGGCACTTTCCTTACAGACCTAGTCATGATGGATACTGCCATGAAGGACTACCTGGAT GGAGGGCTGATCAATTTTgagaagaggaggaag GAGTTTGAGGTGATTGCCCAGATCAAGCTTCTGCAGCTAGCTTGCAACAACTATAACTTCACCCGCAACAAGCGTTTCCGAGAGTGGTTCTCCGGTGTGGACAAACTCACAGAGGCCGAGAG CTACAGCCAGTCGTGTGAAATCGAGCCACTGTCAGAGTCAGCTTCCAACACTCTGAAGAAGAAGAACACAGGAATCATCAAACGCTGGAGCGA TCGCCAGCCGGCCAGCTCGGAGCCAGGCTGCAGCAGTGCGGGTAGTTCCCACTCCAAGTCCTTTGACCAGCTGCGCTATGCCCCCTGCCTGGGGGGCtcgggtggaggtggaggtggagggggtgACGGAGCGGACTCCCTGAGCGTCACCTCCGCTGGCTCCAGCAGCTCCGACGTGGAGGAGATCAATATCAGCTTAATCTCCGACTCGCCCGATGCCCACGAGcgaaag tTCTGGGAGTCcacctctctgtcctccctgGACGCCTCTGGTCTGGGCTCTGGCTCGGGCTCCAGTagcgcctcctcctcctccatgtcctccACGCCCGTGGCGGGGGGCGGCTCCCGCTCGCACAAGCGCTCCGTTTCGGGCGTGTCCAGCTACTCGTCGCTGTCACTGCCCCTCTACAACCAGCAGGTTGATGACTGCTGCATCATCCGGGTCAGCCTGGATGTGGACAACGGCAACATGTACAAGAGCATCCTG GTGACCAGTCAGGACAAGACGCCGGCGGTGATCAGGAAGGCCATGGTGAAACACAACCTGGACCGGGAGAGATCGGAGGACTACGAACTGCTGCAGAAGATCTCTGAGGAGAAAG AGCTGAAGATTCCGGACAATGCCAACGTTTTCTATGCCATGAACTCCTCGGCCAACTACGACTTTGTCCTGAAGAAACGCGGCTTCCCCAAGGTGGGCCGGACCAAGCACGTGGCCAGCTCCACCCTGCCGCGAATGAAGCAGAAAGGCCTGAAAATCGCCAAGGGCATCTTCTGA
- the LOC121582061 gene encoding ral guanine nucleotide dissociation stimulator isoform X3, which yields MMMMLDTQNATQEIGEEVEDGAVYTITLRKVQMLHHHHHHHHHLHPGHHSGGSGASKGQRWLGVETDAALSLYETCKVRTIKAGTLEKLVEYMVRGNDSTYVTIFLCTYRSFTSTKQVLDLLLNRYAKLQLGSEGHRLTHDDRTELRNTISSILGAWLDQYSEDFWKPPEYSCLRRLISYLHLNFPGSDLERRACNLLAHFHRRQLQEPEHELLDHGGYPFTLLEENGYEDEQLDFLNFDPAVVAEQFTLMDAELFKKVVPYHCLGSIWSQRDKKGKEHLAPTIRATVTQFNCVTNCVIATCLSERSLKPTQRAKLVERWIEVARECRILKNFSSLRAILSALQCNPVHRLKRTWDEVSRENFRIFHELSEIFSDENNHSLSRELLIKEGTSKFATLEINPKRAQKRQQQPRDLSVMQGTIPYLGTFLTDLVMMDTAMKDYLDGGLINFEKRRKEFEVIAQIKLLQLACNNYNFTRNKRFREWFSGVDKLTEAESYSQSCEIEPLSESASNTLKKKNTGIIKRWSDRQPASSEPGCSSAGSSHSKSFDQLRYAPCLGGSGGGGGGGGDGADSLSVTSAGSSSSDVEEINISLISDSPDAHERKTSTPSVKHSNSTLGKCGPLPDLAPTFWESTSLSSLDASGLGSGSGSSSASSSSMSSTPVAGGGSRSHKRSVSGVSSYSSLSLPLYNQQVDDCCIIRVSLDVDNGNMYKSILVTSQDKTPAVIRKAMVKHNLDRERSEDYELLQKISEEKELKIPDNANVFYAMNSSANYDFVLKKRGFPKVGRTKHVASSTLPRMKQKGLKIAKGIF from the exons AATGCGACCCAGGAGATAGGTGAGGAGGTGGAGGACGGGGCGGTGTACACCATCACCCTGCGGAAGGTTCAGatgctccaccaccaccaccaccaccaccaccacctccaccctgGCCACCACAGTGGCGGCAGCGGGGCCAGTAAGGGCCAGCGCTGGCTGGGTGTAGAGACGGATGCGGCCCTCAGCCTGTACGAGACGTGCAAGGTGCGCACCATCAAGGCAGGCACGCTGGAGAAGCTGGTGGAGTACATGGTCCGGGGCAACGACTCCACCTACGTCACCATCTTCCTCTGCACCTACCGCTCCTTCACCTCCACCAAGCAGGTCCTGGACCTACTGCTCAACAG GTATGCCAAGCTCCAGCTTGGATCAGAGGGCCACAGACTGACTCATGACGATCGTACGGAACTGAGGAA cACAATATCCTCCATCTTGGGGGCTTGGCTGGACCAGTATTCTGAGGACTTCTGGAAGCCTCCGGAGTACAGCTGCCTGCGACGGCTAATCTCCTACCTGCACCTCAACTTCCCGGGATCGGACCTGGAACGCCGCGCCTGCAACCTCCTTGCCCACTTCCACCGCCGACAGCTCCAGGAGCCCGAGCATGAGT TGTTGGACCATGGCGGCTATCCTTTCACCCTACTGGAGGAGAATGGCTACGAGGATGAGCAGCTGGACTTCCTGAACTTTGACCCGGCAGTGGTGGCTGAGCAGTTCACCCTCATGGACGCG GAGCTCTTTAAGAAGGTGGTCCCCTACCACTGTCTGGGGAGTATCTGGTCGCAGCGGGACAAGAAGGGCAAGGAACACCTGGCACCCACCATCCGTGCCACCGTCACCCAGTTCAACTGCGTCACCAACTGTGTCATCGCCACATGCCTGAGCGAGCGCTCGCTCAAACCTACGCAGCGCGCCAAGCTGGTGGAGCGCTGGATCGAAGTGGCCAGG GAGTGTCGAATCCTGAAGAACTTTTCTTCACTGCGGGCTATCCTCTCTGCTCTGCAGTGCAACCCGGTCCACCGGCTGAAGAGGACATGGGACGAGGTGTCTAGGGAGAACTTCCGCATCTTCCACGAGTTGTCAGAAATCTTCTCTGACGAGAATAACCATTCGCTCAGCAGGGAGCTGCTCATTAag GAGGGCACGTCCAAATTTGCAACCCTGGAAATAAACCCCAAACGAGCCCAGAAGAGACAGCAGCAACCCCGAGACCTG AGTGTGATGCAGGGGACCATTCCTTACCTGGGCACTTTCCTTACAGACCTAGTCATGATGGATACTGCCATGAAGGACTACCTGGAT GGAGGGCTGATCAATTTTgagaagaggaggaag GAGTTTGAGGTGATTGCCCAGATCAAGCTTCTGCAGCTAGCTTGCAACAACTATAACTTCACCCGCAACAAGCGTTTCCGAGAGTGGTTCTCCGGTGTGGACAAACTCACAGAGGCCGAGAG CTACAGCCAGTCGTGTGAAATCGAGCCACTGTCAGAGTCAGCTTCCAACACTCTGAAGAAGAAGAACACAGGAATCATCAAACGCTGGAGCGA TCGCCAGCCGGCCAGCTCGGAGCCAGGCTGCAGCAGTGCGGGTAGTTCCCACTCCAAGTCCTTTGACCAGCTGCGCTATGCCCCCTGCCTGGGGGGCtcgggtggaggtggaggtggagggggtgACGGAGCGGACTCCCTGAGCGTCACCTCCGCTGGCTCCAGCAGCTCCGACGTGGAGGAGATCAATATCAGCTTAATCTCCGACTCGCCCGATGCCCACGAGcgaaag ACCTCCACGCCTTCCGTAAAACATTCCAATTCCACGTTAGGGAAGTGCGGCCCCTTGCCTGACCTGGCACCCACG tTCTGGGAGTCcacctctctgtcctccctgGACGCCTCTGGTCTGGGCTCTGGCTCGGGCTCCAGTagcgcctcctcctcctccatgtcctccACGCCCGTGGCGGGGGGCGGCTCCCGCTCGCACAAGCGCTCCGTTTCGGGCGTGTCCAGCTACTCGTCGCTGTCACTGCCCCTCTACAACCAGCAGGTTGATGACTGCTGCATCATCCGGGTCAGCCTGGATGTGGACAACGGCAACATGTACAAGAGCATCCTG GTGACCAGTCAGGACAAGACGCCGGCGGTGATCAGGAAGGCCATGGTGAAACACAACCTGGACCGGGAGAGATCGGAGGACTACGAACTGCTGCAGAAGATCTCTGAGGAGAAAG AGCTGAAGATTCCGGACAATGCCAACGTTTTCTATGCCATGAACTCCTCGGCCAACTACGACTTTGTCCTGAAGAAACGCGGCTTCCCCAAGGTGGGCCGGACCAAGCACGTGGCCAGCTCCACCCTGCCGCGAATGAAGCAGAAAGGCCTGAAAATCGCCAAGGGCATCTTCTGA
- the LOC121582061 gene encoding ral guanine nucleotide dissociation stimulator isoform X1, with translation MVYLTGSQCDGRSIKLGSPDVMFDASTWRIRNIWDGVKLEVAGDASPVVLHSFTQLDPDLPQLENATQEIGEEVEDGAVYTITLRKVQMLHHHHHHHHHLHPGHHSGGSGASKGQRWLGVETDAALSLYETCKVRTIKAGTLEKLVEYMVRGNDSTYVTIFLCTYRSFTSTKQVLDLLLNRYAKLQLGSEGHRLTHDDRTELRNTISSILGAWLDQYSEDFWKPPEYSCLRRLISYLHLNFPGSDLERRACNLLAHFHRRQLQEPEHELLDHGGYPFTLLEENGYEDEQLDFLNFDPAVVAEQFTLMDAELFKKVVPYHCLGSIWSQRDKKGKEHLAPTIRATVTQFNCVTNCVIATCLSERSLKPTQRAKLVERWIEVARECRILKNFSSLRAILSALQCNPVHRLKRTWDEVSRENFRIFHELSEIFSDENNHSLSRELLIKEGTSKFATLEINPKRAQKRQQQPRDLSVMQGTIPYLGTFLTDLVMMDTAMKDYLDGGLINFEKRRKEFEVIAQIKLLQLACNNYNFTRNKRFREWFSGVDKLTEAESYSQSCEIEPLSESASNTLKKKNTGIIKRWSDRQPASSEPGCSSAGSSHSKSFDQLRYAPCLGGSGGGGGGGGDGADSLSVTSAGSSSSDVEEINISLISDSPDAHERKTSTPSVKHSNSTLGKCGPLPDLAPTFWESTSLSSLDASGLGSGSGSSSASSSSMSSTPVAGGGSRSHKRSVSGVSSYSSLSLPLYNQQVDDCCIIRVSLDVDNGNMYKSILVTSQDKTPAVIRKAMVKHNLDRERSEDYELLQKISEEKELKIPDNANVFYAMNSSANYDFVLKKRGFPKVGRTKHVASSTLPRMKQKGLKIAKGIF, from the exons AATGCGACCCAGGAGATAGGTGAGGAGGTGGAGGACGGGGCGGTGTACACCATCACCCTGCGGAAGGTTCAGatgctccaccaccaccaccaccaccaccaccacctccaccctgGCCACCACAGTGGCGGCAGCGGGGCCAGTAAGGGCCAGCGCTGGCTGGGTGTAGAGACGGATGCGGCCCTCAGCCTGTACGAGACGTGCAAGGTGCGCACCATCAAGGCAGGCACGCTGGAGAAGCTGGTGGAGTACATGGTCCGGGGCAACGACTCCACCTACGTCACCATCTTCCTCTGCACCTACCGCTCCTTCACCTCCACCAAGCAGGTCCTGGACCTACTGCTCAACAG GTATGCCAAGCTCCAGCTTGGATCAGAGGGCCACAGACTGACTCATGACGATCGTACGGAACTGAGGAA cACAATATCCTCCATCTTGGGGGCTTGGCTGGACCAGTATTCTGAGGACTTCTGGAAGCCTCCGGAGTACAGCTGCCTGCGACGGCTAATCTCCTACCTGCACCTCAACTTCCCGGGATCGGACCTGGAACGCCGCGCCTGCAACCTCCTTGCCCACTTCCACCGCCGACAGCTCCAGGAGCCCGAGCATGAGT TGTTGGACCATGGCGGCTATCCTTTCACCCTACTGGAGGAGAATGGCTACGAGGATGAGCAGCTGGACTTCCTGAACTTTGACCCGGCAGTGGTGGCTGAGCAGTTCACCCTCATGGACGCG GAGCTCTTTAAGAAGGTGGTCCCCTACCACTGTCTGGGGAGTATCTGGTCGCAGCGGGACAAGAAGGGCAAGGAACACCTGGCACCCACCATCCGTGCCACCGTCACCCAGTTCAACTGCGTCACCAACTGTGTCATCGCCACATGCCTGAGCGAGCGCTCGCTCAAACCTACGCAGCGCGCCAAGCTGGTGGAGCGCTGGATCGAAGTGGCCAGG GAGTGTCGAATCCTGAAGAACTTTTCTTCACTGCGGGCTATCCTCTCTGCTCTGCAGTGCAACCCGGTCCACCGGCTGAAGAGGACATGGGACGAGGTGTCTAGGGAGAACTTCCGCATCTTCCACGAGTTGTCAGAAATCTTCTCTGACGAGAATAACCATTCGCTCAGCAGGGAGCTGCTCATTAag GAGGGCACGTCCAAATTTGCAACCCTGGAAATAAACCCCAAACGAGCCCAGAAGAGACAGCAGCAACCCCGAGACCTG AGTGTGATGCAGGGGACCATTCCTTACCTGGGCACTTTCCTTACAGACCTAGTCATGATGGATACTGCCATGAAGGACTACCTGGAT GGAGGGCTGATCAATTTTgagaagaggaggaag GAGTTTGAGGTGATTGCCCAGATCAAGCTTCTGCAGCTAGCTTGCAACAACTATAACTTCACCCGCAACAAGCGTTTCCGAGAGTGGTTCTCCGGTGTGGACAAACTCACAGAGGCCGAGAG CTACAGCCAGTCGTGTGAAATCGAGCCACTGTCAGAGTCAGCTTCCAACACTCTGAAGAAGAAGAACACAGGAATCATCAAACGCTGGAGCGA TCGCCAGCCGGCCAGCTCGGAGCCAGGCTGCAGCAGTGCGGGTAGTTCCCACTCCAAGTCCTTTGACCAGCTGCGCTATGCCCCCTGCCTGGGGGGCtcgggtggaggtggaggtggagggggtgACGGAGCGGACTCCCTGAGCGTCACCTCCGCTGGCTCCAGCAGCTCCGACGTGGAGGAGATCAATATCAGCTTAATCTCCGACTCGCCCGATGCCCACGAGcgaaag ACCTCCACGCCTTCCGTAAAACATTCCAATTCCACGTTAGGGAAGTGCGGCCCCTTGCCTGACCTGGCACCCACG tTCTGGGAGTCcacctctctgtcctccctgGACGCCTCTGGTCTGGGCTCTGGCTCGGGCTCCAGTagcgcctcctcctcctccatgtcctccACGCCCGTGGCGGGGGGCGGCTCCCGCTCGCACAAGCGCTCCGTTTCGGGCGTGTCCAGCTACTCGTCGCTGTCACTGCCCCTCTACAACCAGCAGGTTGATGACTGCTGCATCATCCGGGTCAGCCTGGATGTGGACAACGGCAACATGTACAAGAGCATCCTG GTGACCAGTCAGGACAAGACGCCGGCGGTGATCAGGAAGGCCATGGTGAAACACAACCTGGACCGGGAGAGATCGGAGGACTACGAACTGCTGCAGAAGATCTCTGAGGAGAAAG AGCTGAAGATTCCGGACAATGCCAACGTTTTCTATGCCATGAACTCCTCGGCCAACTACGACTTTGTCCTGAAGAAACGCGGCTTCCCCAAGGTGGGCCGGACCAAGCACGTGGCCAGCTCCACCCTGCCGCGAATGAAGCAGAAAGGCCTGAAAATCGCCAAGGGCATCTTCTGA